A part of Corynebacterium afermentans subsp. lipophilum genomic DNA contains:
- the hutH gene encoding histidine ammonia-lyase translates to MTHTVSVGIGALSIEDVVAVARHGAEVAIDPAALDEIAATRKRIEELAADPTPVYGVSTGFGALATKHIPEDMRAQLQVSLVRSHAAGTGPEVEEEVIRALMLLRLSTLCTGRTGVRPVVAEAYAAALNAGITPVVREYGSLGCSGDLAPLAHCALALLGEGEVRVRGGEIVPAAEALSAAGIEPLVLREKEGLALINGTDGMLGMLCLAIADLREAAKVSDIATAMSVEGLTGTLSVFDEDLQELRPHPGQADSAYNIRTVAAGSPILDAALDGFKANEVQDAYSIRCTPQVAGGFRDTLAHVTTVATRELAAANDNPVVAKDGRVASNGNFHGAPVAYVLDFLAIVVADLASISERRTDRFLDPARNRGLNAFLAGDPGVDSGHMIAQYAQAGIVGELKRNAVPASADSIPSSAMQEDHVSLGWSAGRKLRRSVDGLQRVLAVEILTAARALDMRDGEPSAGTGAAVSALRKLVDGPGTDRYLSPEIEHSVQLVKGGDYVEAVEAAVGQLR, encoded by the coding sequence ATGACGCACACAGTTTCAGTTGGAATTGGGGCCCTGTCCATCGAGGATGTTGTGGCCGTCGCCCGTCACGGAGCCGAGGTAGCCATCGACCCGGCGGCCCTGGATGAGATCGCCGCGACCCGCAAGCGCATCGAAGAGCTCGCCGCGGATCCCACCCCGGTCTACGGTGTCTCCACCGGTTTCGGCGCGTTGGCCACCAAGCACATCCCGGAGGACATGCGCGCCCAGCTGCAGGTCTCGTTGGTCCGTTCCCACGCCGCAGGTACTGGCCCTGAGGTGGAAGAAGAGGTCATCCGCGCGCTGATGCTACTGCGTCTGTCCACGCTGTGCACCGGCCGCACCGGCGTGCGCCCCGTGGTCGCCGAAGCCTACGCCGCCGCGCTCAACGCCGGCATCACCCCGGTGGTGCGCGAGTACGGCTCGCTCGGCTGCTCCGGCGACCTGGCGCCGCTGGCGCACTGCGCGCTGGCGTTGCTCGGCGAAGGCGAAGTTCGCGTGCGCGGCGGCGAGATCGTCCCGGCGGCTGAGGCGCTTTCGGCTGCCGGCATCGAGCCGCTGGTGCTGCGCGAAAAGGAGGGCCTGGCGCTGATCAACGGCACCGACGGCATGCTCGGCATGCTGTGCCTGGCCATCGCTGATCTGCGCGAGGCCGCCAAGGTCTCCGACATCGCCACCGCCATGAGCGTCGAGGGCCTGACAGGCACCCTGTCCGTCTTCGACGAGGACTTGCAGGAGCTGCGCCCCCACCCTGGCCAGGCGGATTCCGCCTACAACATCCGCACCGTCGCCGCCGGCTCGCCGATCCTCGACGCAGCCCTGGACGGCTTCAAGGCCAACGAGGTCCAGGACGCCTACTCCATCCGCTGCACCCCGCAGGTCGCCGGCGGCTTCCGCGACACGCTGGCCCACGTCACCACCGTGGCTACCCGCGAGCTCGCCGCCGCCAACGACAACCCTGTGGTGGCCAAGGACGGCCGCGTGGCCTCCAACGGCAACTTCCACGGCGCGCCCGTGGCTTACGTGCTGGACTTTTTGGCGATTGTGGTGGCGGACTTGGCGTCGATTAGCGAACGGCGCACCGACCGCTTCCTCGACCCCGCCCGCAACCGCGGCCTCAACGCCTTCCTCGCCGGCGACCCCGGTGTGGACTCCGGCCACATGATCGCGCAGTACGCGCAGGCCGGCATCGTCGGCGAGCTCAAGCGCAACGCTGTGCCGGCCTCCGCCGACTCGATCCCGTCCTCGGCGATGCAAGAAGACCACGTCTCTTTGGGCTGGTCCGCCGGCCGCAAGCTGCGCCGCAGCGTCGACGGCCTGCAGCGCGTGCTCGCCGTGGAGATCCTCACCGCCGCCCGCGCTCTGGACATGCGCGACGGCGAGCCCTCCGCAGGCACCGGTGCGGCCGTGTCTGCGCTGCGCAAGCTTGTCGACGGCCCCGGCACCGACCGCTACCTCTCCCCCGAAATCGAGCACTCCGTGCAGCTGGTCAAGGGCGGCGACTACGTTGAGGCCGTCGAAGCCGCGGTGGGCCAGCTGCGGTAG
- a CDS encoding acyl-CoA dehydrogenase family protein, with product MAGRYPNGDFYDFESELPAEEKDILYNVRDWANEKVLPIAVDYWNRSEFPHELLPSIGELNIISLVRGQGRSRLLAGLVAAEIHRADGSVGTFFSGQDGLFTGSIELLGSEEQKERWLPDLYAVRKTGVLAITEPEAGSDVAQGMRTTATKVDGGWILNGAKRWIGNATFSDYVAVYARDPEDDQVKGFIVDTTAEGYTATLMENRIAIRAVQNADITLDNVFVPDSDKLEGANSFKDINKVFKSARSTVGWQAVGTQMGALDVALGYADERIQFGKKISSFQLNQNKLATMQGNLVASESMMAQLARMEDRGSARNEQSALAKAFTSKLMRETVALGREILGGNGLISDYRMAKIFNDAEAIYSYEGTYDINQLIVGRSITGESAFV from the coding sequence ATGGCTGGACGGTACCCGAACGGCGATTTCTACGATTTTGAGTCCGAGCTGCCCGCGGAGGAAAAGGACATCCTCTACAACGTCCGCGATTGGGCGAACGAGAAGGTGTTGCCCATCGCCGTGGACTATTGGAACCGCTCGGAGTTCCCGCACGAGCTGCTGCCGTCGATAGGCGAGCTGAACATCATCAGCCTCGTGCGCGGCCAGGGTCGCTCCCGTCTGCTGGCCGGCCTGGTCGCGGCAGAGATCCACCGCGCGGACGGCTCCGTGGGCACGTTCTTCTCCGGCCAGGACGGCCTGTTCACCGGCAGCATCGAGCTGCTTGGCTCCGAGGAGCAGAAGGAGCGCTGGCTGCCGGATTTGTACGCGGTGCGCAAGACTGGCGTGCTGGCAATCACCGAGCCGGAGGCCGGTTCCGACGTCGCGCAGGGCATGCGAACCACCGCTACCAAGGTCGACGGCGGCTGGATCCTCAACGGCGCAAAGCGCTGGATCGGCAACGCCACCTTCTCCGACTACGTTGCCGTCTACGCCCGCGACCCGGAGGACGATCAGGTCAAGGGCTTCATCGTGGACACCACGGCGGAGGGCTACACCGCCACGCTGATGGAAAACCGCATCGCCATCCGCGCGGTGCAAAACGCCGACATCACCCTGGACAACGTTTTCGTCCCAGACAGCGACAAGCTCGAGGGCGCGAACTCGTTCAAGGACATCAACAAGGTGTTCAAGAGCGCCCGATCCACGGTGGGCTGGCAGGCCGTCGGCACGCAGATGGGTGCCCTCGACGTCGCGCTCGGCTACGCGGACGAGCGCATCCAGTTTGGCAAGAAGATCTCCTCGTTCCAGCTCAACCAGAACAAGCTGGCCACGATGCAGGGCAACCTGGTCGCCTCCGAGTCCATGATGGCGCAGCTCGCCCGCATGGAAGACCGCGGCTCCGCCCGCAACGAGCAGTCCGCGTTGGCCAAGGCGTTCACCTCGAAGCTCATGCGTGAGACGGTCGCGCTCGGCCGCGAGATCCTAGGCGGCAACGGCCTGATCTCGGACTACCGCATGGCCAAAATCTTCAACGACGCGGAGGCGATCTACTCCTACGAGGGCACCTACGACATCAACCAGCTCATCGTCGGCCGCTCCATCACGGGCGAGTCGGCGTTCGTGTAG
- a CDS encoding CaiB/BaiF CoA transferase family protein, which produces MHAPLSGIRVLDLSRVLAGPFCSMILADLGAEVIKVESPWGDDSRQFGPFVDGTSAYYRLFNRSKMGITLDFKNDDDKEVLRDLVRRADVVVENFRPGVLEKLGLGPEELLEVNPRLVVTSISGFGQTGSLAKEPAYDLVAQAMSGLMSITGWQNGKPTRVGISLGDLIPGLYAAIGTVSALYQRESTGRGQHLDLAMYDSLISVMESVGMRALYDDVPPTRIGNDHGLSAPFSTYATKDGDVVIAITTNRLFERLANALDIPEMATDHRFAEPVARSENRVALRELIEEALSTKTRAETIALFEEHGVPTARVYDLDEALRSPFAEERGVIAEETDGFRTLASPLKLAGMEGPTPAPELGQHNDRIESWLSEDPR; this is translated from the coding sequence ATGCATGCACCACTTTCCGGTATCCGCGTCCTCGATCTATCCCGGGTGCTCGCGGGCCCGTTCTGCTCCATGATCCTGGCGGATCTCGGCGCCGAGGTGATCAAGGTGGAATCGCCCTGGGGTGATGATTCGCGCCAGTTCGGCCCGTTCGTGGACGGCACGTCCGCCTACTACCGCCTGTTCAACCGCTCAAAGATGGGCATCACGCTGGACTTCAAAAACGACGACGACAAAGAGGTGCTGCGCGACTTGGTCCGCCGCGCCGACGTGGTCGTGGAGAATTTCCGCCCGGGCGTGTTGGAGAAGCTCGGTTTGGGCCCCGAGGAGCTGTTGGAGGTCAACCCTCGGCTCGTCGTCACGAGCATCTCCGGCTTCGGCCAGACCGGGTCTTTGGCCAAGGAACCCGCGTACGACCTGGTCGCCCAGGCGATGAGCGGCCTCATGTCCATTACTGGCTGGCAGAACGGCAAGCCGACGCGCGTCGGCATCTCCCTGGGCGATCTCATCCCGGGCCTCTACGCCGCCATCGGCACCGTCTCCGCGCTCTACCAACGCGAATCCACCGGCCGCGGCCAGCATCTGGATCTTGCTATGTACGACTCACTCATCTCCGTCATGGAGTCCGTGGGCATGCGCGCGCTTTACGACGACGTCCCGCCCACCCGCATCGGCAACGACCACGGCCTGTCCGCGCCGTTTTCCACGTATGCGACCAAGGACGGCGACGTGGTCATCGCTATCACCACGAACCGGCTGTTCGAGCGCCTGGCAAACGCGCTGGACATCCCGGAGATGGCCACTGACCACCGCTTTGCCGAACCAGTGGCCCGCTCCGAGAACCGCGTCGCGCTGCGCGAGCTGATCGAGGAGGCGCTGAGCACCAAAACCCGCGCCGAGACAATCGCACTGTTTGAAGAGCACGGCGTGCCCACCGCCCGCGTCTACGACCTGGACGAGGCGCTGCGCAGCCCGTTCGCGGAGGAACGCGGCGTGATTGCTGAAGAAACGGATGGGTTCCGCACCCTCGCTTCCCCGCTCAAGCTGGCCGGCATGGAAGGGCCAACGCCGGCGCCGGAGCTGGGGCAACACAACGACCGCATCGAGTCTTGGCTGAGCGAAGACCCGCGCTAA
- a CDS encoding YjiH family protein has protein sequence MEDPLNTRRRGGSTRWIKGEGIAPVPSMPEPHEVDSTDPKQKWRFFLYSVIGSFAFFVPFTVGEKNTILLDHIVGWLQEGLSAALPYITLVMITAGAVYQFATGKWREDRARAVFAFLSALAVLLCAMLVFGFGPAFLFDERLGPFILNKLVIPVGLLIPVGAIFLGLLVGFGLMEFIGVLVQRFMRPVYHTPGKSAVDAVASFLGSYSLGLLITNRVYRTGGYTAREASIIAAGFSTASATFMVVVARTLDLMHIWGVYFAVTLIVCFLVTIVVVRIPPLSTIPDEYYPGATPQPEERVEGNVFAAAWKEAMAFLAQADSLSKTLWRNFKDGVIMTIQVIPGIMAVGIIGLALAFYTPAFKILGAVFYPLALLFQLPDPWLASEAFAIGLSELFLPATLVSGHESEVLRFTVGVVSISQVFFFSSMIPAVLATDIPLKISHMVIIWFQRVVLSIILTVPIAYLIF, from the coding sequence ATGGAGGACCCCCTCAACACCCGCCGCCGCGGCGGGAGCACCCGTTGGATCAAGGGCGAAGGCATTGCCCCTGTGCCCTCAATGCCCGAGCCGCATGAGGTAGACAGCACCGACCCGAAGCAGAAGTGGCGCTTCTTCCTCTACAGCGTCATCGGCTCGTTCGCGTTCTTCGTCCCCTTCACTGTGGGCGAGAAGAACACGATTTTGCTGGACCACATCGTGGGCTGGCTGCAAGAAGGGCTCAGCGCCGCGCTGCCGTACATCACGCTGGTGATGATCACCGCCGGCGCCGTCTACCAGTTCGCCACCGGCAAGTGGCGCGAAGACCGGGCACGCGCGGTGTTCGCGTTCCTCTCCGCGCTGGCCGTGCTGCTGTGCGCGATGCTGGTCTTCGGCTTCGGCCCGGCCTTTCTTTTCGACGAACGCCTCGGCCCCTTCATCCTGAACAAGCTGGTCATCCCCGTCGGCCTGCTCATCCCGGTGGGCGCAATCTTCCTCGGCCTACTGGTCGGCTTCGGCCTGATGGAGTTCATCGGCGTGCTGGTGCAGCGCTTTATGCGACCCGTCTACCACACGCCGGGCAAATCCGCGGTGGACGCAGTGGCGTCGTTTCTGGGCTCGTACTCGCTGGGCCTTTTGATCACCAACCGCGTGTACCGCACCGGCGGCTACACCGCGCGCGAAGCGTCCATCATCGCGGCCGGGTTCTCCACAGCATCCGCGACGTTCATGGTTGTGGTGGCCCGCACCCTGGACCTGATGCACATCTGGGGCGTGTACTTCGCAGTGACCTTGATCGTCTGCTTCCTGGTCACCATCGTCGTGGTGCGTATCCCACCGCTTTCCACCATCCCGGACGAGTACTACCCGGGCGCCACCCCGCAACCGGAGGAGCGCGTGGAAGGCAACGTGTTCGCCGCCGCGTGGAAGGAAGCGATGGCGTTTCTCGCGCAGGCTGACTCACTGTCGAAGACGCTGTGGCGCAACTTCAAAGACGGCGTGATCATGACCATCCAGGTCATCCCCGGCATCATGGCTGTGGGCATCATCGGCCTGGCGCTGGCCTTTTACACCCCAGCGTTCAAAATCCTCGGCGCGGTGTTCTACCCGCTCGCGCTGCTGTTCCAGCTTCCCGACCCGTGGCTGGCCTCAGAAGCCTTCGCCATCGGCCTGTCCGAACTGTTCCTGCCAGCAACACTGGTTTCCGGCCACGAGTCGGAGGTGCTGCGCTTCACCGTCGGAGTGGTCTCCATCAGCCAGGTGTTCTTCTTCTCCTCGATGATCCCGGCAGTGCTCGCCACGGACATCCCGCTCAAGATCAGCCACATGGTGATCATCTGGTTCCAGCGCGTGGTGCTGTCCATCATCCTGACGGTGCCGATCGCGTACCTGATTTTCTAG
- the hutU gene encoding urocanate hydratase, with translation MAKNWSEGAREVRSPRGTEISAKSWQTEAPLRMLQNNLDPEVAERPDDLVVYGGTGRAARSWEAFDAIVDTLKDLESDETLLVQSGKPVGVWKTNEWAPRVLIANSNLVGDWADWEHFRELEDEGLMMYGQMTAGSWIYIATQGILQGTYETFAAVAKKRFDGTLAGTLTLTGGCGGMGGAQPLSVTLNGGACLIVDVDEGRLKRRQGKRYLDEVTTDLEEAIKLVTEAKDEKRALSVGLVGNAAEIFPEMLRRHREGEFTVDIVTDQTSAHDPLSYLPTEIPFESWDAEADADPTTFTKKAREAMAAQVQAMVEFQDEGAEVFDYGNSIRDEARKAGYTRAFEFPGFVPAYIRPLFCEGLGPFRWVALSGDPEDIKVTDQAIKEAFPDNEHLHRWLDAAEEYVEFEGLPARICWLGYGERAKAGVIFNNLVKEGKVKAPIVIGRDHLDSGSVASPYRETESMLDGTDAVADWPLLNAMTAVSGGATWVSIHHGGGVGMGRSIHTGQVTVADGTELAEAKLKAVLTNDPGMGVIRHVDAGYTRADEVAKERGVRIPMEFKARD, from the coding sequence ATGGCGAAGAACTGGTCCGAAGGTGCACGCGAGGTCCGCTCCCCGCGCGGCACTGAGATCTCGGCGAAGTCGTGGCAGACCGAGGCGCCGCTGCGCATGCTGCAGAACAACCTCGACCCGGAGGTTGCGGAGCGCCCAGACGACCTGGTCGTCTACGGTGGCACCGGTCGCGCTGCTCGCAGCTGGGAAGCCTTCGACGCGATCGTCGATACGCTGAAGGACCTCGAGTCCGACGAGACCCTGCTGGTGCAGTCCGGTAAGCCGGTCGGTGTGTGGAAGACCAACGAGTGGGCGCCGCGCGTGCTCATCGCCAACTCCAACCTGGTGGGCGACTGGGCTGACTGGGAGCATTTCCGCGAGCTCGAGGACGAGGGCCTGATGATGTACGGCCAGATGACGGCCGGTTCCTGGATCTACATCGCCACCCAGGGCATCCTGCAGGGCACCTACGAGACCTTCGCGGCTGTGGCGAAGAAGCGTTTCGACGGCACCCTGGCCGGCACCCTCACCCTGACCGGCGGCTGCGGCGGCATGGGCGGCGCACAGCCGCTGTCCGTCACCCTCAACGGCGGCGCCTGCCTGATCGTGGACGTTGACGAGGGCCGCCTGAAGCGTCGCCAGGGCAAGCGCTACCTCGACGAGGTCACCACCGACCTTGAGGAAGCAATCAAGCTGGTCACCGAGGCCAAGGACGAGAAGCGCGCGCTGTCCGTGGGCCTGGTGGGCAACGCTGCGGAGATCTTCCCGGAGATGCTGCGCCGCCACCGCGAAGGCGAGTTCACCGTGGACATCGTCACCGACCAGACCTCCGCGCACGACCCGCTGTCCTACCTGCCCACCGAGATCCCGTTCGAGAGCTGGGACGCGGAGGCGGACGCCGACCCGACCACCTTCACCAAGAAGGCCCGCGAGGCCATGGCCGCCCAGGTGCAGGCGATGGTGGAGTTCCAGGACGAGGGTGCAGAGGTGTTCGACTACGGCAACTCCATCCGCGACGAGGCCCGCAAGGCCGGCTACACCCGCGCCTTCGAGTTCCCGGGCTTCGTCCCGGCCTACATCCGCCCGCTGTTCTGCGAGGGTCTCGGCCCGTTCCGCTGGGTTGCGCTGTCCGGCGACCCGGAAGACATCAAGGTCACCGACCAGGCCATCAAGGAGGCCTTCCCGGACAACGAGCACCTGCACCGCTGGCTGGACGCCGCTGAGGAGTACGTCGAGTTCGAGGGCCTGCCGGCGCGCATCTGCTGGCTGGGCTACGGCGAGCGCGCCAAGGCCGGCGTGATCTTCAACAACCTGGTCAAGGAGGGCAAGGTCAAGGCTCCGATCGTCATCGGCCGCGACCACCTGGACTCTGGTTCCGTGGCGTCGCCGTACCGCGAGACCGAGTCCATGCTCGACGGCACCGACGCTGTCGCGGACTGGCCGCTGCTCAACGCCATGACCGCCGTTTCCGGCGGCGCGACCTGGGTGTCCATCCACCACGGCGGCGGCGTGGGCATGGGCCGCTCCATCCACACCGGCCAGGTCACGGTGGCTGACGGCACCGAGCTTGCGGAGGCGAAGCTCAAGGCCGTGCTCACCAACGACCCGGGCATGGGTGTTATCCGCCACGTCGACGCCGGCTACACCCGCGCCGACGAGGTGGCCAAGGAGCGCGGCGTGCGCATCCCGATGGAGTTCAAGGCACGCGACTAA
- the hutI gene encoding imidazolonepropionase — translation MSTFITGISELRTVSELGTIKDAAMLIDDGVVTWVGPASEAPAETAKAAETVDVEKRAVLPGWVDSHSHMVFDGNRAEEFEARMAGEGYAAGGIAVTMEATRSAGEERLDKLVAERIAAAQALGTTTFETKTGYGLNVESEAEAARVAARHVDEVTFLGAHLVPPGADAEEYLDEVVGPMLDAVKDHVQWIDVFCERGAFNEEQSRRVLEAGKAAGLGVRVHGNQLGEGPGVKLAVEMGAASVDHVNYLSDEDIKLLAESDTVATLLPACDLSTREELAPGRKLIDAGATVAIASNLNPGTSFTSSMNFCVTTAVLQQHLTLDEAIEAATTGGAKALRRHNVGDGKDPQGRPAKGTLVPGAAADLHILDAENAINLAYRPGMPITWQTWVAGEKVYG, via the coding sequence ATGAGCACCTTCATCACCGGTATTTCCGAGCTGCGCACCGTCTCAGAGCTCGGCACCATCAAAGACGCCGCAATGCTTATCGACGACGGCGTGGTCACCTGGGTCGGCCCCGCCAGCGAGGCGCCAGCGGAGACGGCGAAGGCGGCGGAAACTGTAGACGTCGAGAAGCGAGCTGTGCTCCCCGGCTGGGTGGATTCCCACTCGCACATGGTCTTCGACGGCAACCGCGCCGAGGAGTTCGAGGCGCGCATGGCCGGCGAAGGCTACGCTGCCGGCGGCATCGCCGTGACCATGGAAGCCACCCGCTCCGCGGGCGAGGAGCGCCTGGACAAATTGGTGGCGGAGCGCATCGCCGCGGCGCAGGCGCTGGGCACCACCACCTTTGAAACCAAGACCGGCTACGGCCTCAACGTCGAATCCGAGGCCGAGGCCGCGCGCGTGGCCGCCCGCCACGTCGACGAAGTCACCTTCCTCGGCGCCCACCTCGTGCCGCCGGGGGCGGACGCCGAGGAGTACCTCGACGAGGTCGTCGGCCCGATGCTCGACGCGGTGAAGGACCACGTGCAGTGGATCGACGTGTTCTGCGAGCGCGGCGCGTTCAACGAGGAGCAGTCCCGCCGCGTCCTCGAGGCTGGCAAGGCCGCTGGCCTGGGCGTTCGCGTGCACGGCAACCAGCTCGGCGAAGGCCCCGGCGTGAAGCTCGCCGTGGAAATGGGCGCCGCCAGCGTCGACCACGTGAACTACCTGTCCGACGAGGACATCAAGCTGCTCGCGGAATCGGACACCGTGGCCACGCTGCTGCCCGCCTGCGACCTGTCCACCCGCGAGGAGCTCGCACCCGGCCGCAAGCTCATCGACGCCGGCGCCACCGTCGCCATCGCCTCCAACCTCAACCCGGGCACGTCGTTTACGTCCTCGATGAACTTCTGCGTCACCACCGCGGTGCTGCAGCAGCACCTCACCCTCGACGAGGCGATCGAGGCTGCCACCACTGGCGGCGCGAAGGCCTTGCGACGCCACAACGTCGGCGACGGCAAGGACCCCCAGGGCCGCCCGGCGAAGGGCACCCTCGTGCCCGGCGCGGCCGCCGACCTGCACATCCTCGACGCCGAGAACGCCATCAACCTGGCGTACCGCCCGGGCATGCCGATCACCTGGCAGACCTGGGTCGCCGGCGAAAAGGTCTACGGGTAG
- a CDS encoding ABC transporter ATP-binding protein — translation MATVEFRQASRIYDPSRPPAVSRISLDIADGEFLVLVGPSGCGKSTTLRMLAGLEPVDEGQIFIDGKDVTETRPRDRDVAMVFQSYALYPNMTARQNMAFALENAKVDKATIAERVDFAAKMLELEDLIDKKPAAMSGGQRQRVAMGRAIVREPKVFLMDEPLSNLDAKLRVSTRAQILQLQRKLNTTTVYVTHDQTEAMTMGDRVCVLKKGILQQVDTPANLYSNPGNTFVASFIGSPAMTLIDNVPFIDGHVVGGKGHALDYFIPRVLAAKVESERVIVGVRPENWEIVGVNQPGQHYGLPVEVDIVEHLGSDLYVYGHRQETADSVIAVRGDRITVKVPRGIEVDHGDTIYLRPMEGGVVFFDPDTEINYDYL, via the coding sequence ATGGCAACCGTCGAATTCCGACAGGCGTCCCGCATCTACGACCCGTCACGCCCACCGGCAGTCAGCCGTATCAGCCTGGACATCGCCGATGGCGAGTTCCTGGTCCTTGTCGGCCCATCCGGCTGCGGCAAGTCCACAACCCTGCGCATGCTCGCAGGATTGGAGCCGGTGGATGAAGGCCAGATCTTCATCGACGGCAAGGACGTGACTGAGACGCGGCCGCGCGACCGGGACGTAGCCATGGTGTTCCAGTCGTATGCGCTCTACCCGAACATGACAGCCCGCCAGAACATGGCGTTTGCGCTGGAAAACGCGAAGGTAGACAAGGCGACCATCGCAGAGCGCGTGGATTTCGCCGCGAAGATGCTCGAGTTGGAAGACCTCATCGACAAAAAGCCGGCTGCCATGTCCGGTGGCCAGCGGCAGCGCGTCGCGATGGGGCGTGCCATCGTGCGCGAGCCCAAGGTGTTCCTCATGGACGAGCCGCTTTCCAACCTGGACGCCAAGCTGCGTGTGTCTACGCGTGCGCAGATCCTGCAGCTGCAGCGCAAGCTGAACACGACCACGGTTTACGTCACCCATGACCAGACTGAGGCGATGACCATGGGCGACCGGGTTTGTGTGCTGAAGAAGGGGATCCTCCAGCAGGTGGATACTCCGGCAAATCTGTACAGCAACCCGGGCAATACGTTCGTCGCGTCGTTTATCGGCTCGCCGGCGATGACGTTGATCGACAATGTTCCGTTTATCGACGGCCACGTTGTCGGCGGTAAGGGCCATGCCCTGGACTACTTCATCCCCCGCGTACTCGCGGCCAAGGTGGAGTCCGAGCGCGTCATCGTCGGGGTGCGCCCGGAGAACTGGGAAATCGTTGGTGTGAACCAGCCGGGGCAGCACTACGGCTTGCCGGTCGAGGTGGACATTGTGGAGCACCTGGGTTCCGACCTGTACGTCTACGGGCACCGCCAGGAAACCGCAGACAGCGTGATCGCGGTACGCGGCGACCGCATTACGGTCAAGGTGCCGCGTGGCATCGAGGTTGACCACGGAGACACCATCTACCTGCGGCCGATGGAGGGCGGCGTAGTCTTCTTCGACCCGGATACCGAGATCAACTACGACTACCTCTAG
- a CDS encoding ABC transporter substrate-binding protein — MSTNSLTKRFGAAALAALTAVSLTACAGGSTSDGGDTGGNASGDENTIVFWSNHPGKSRDLEQELIDAFEEENPDLTVELVDGGANYEELAQKFNAALAGSDLPDVIVASDVTWFNFALNDATTPLDELWESENIDSDSYVDTLRDDYLYDGKHYGVPYSRSTNLMYWNTDDLAAAGLPTDRGPETWQEFDEWAGKLKEQTGNPALTIPDGSTYLDWYFQGMVWAFGGGYSDEWEPTFSDPKTVEAGKFLQDQVQKGHIEISTDPTVAFGNGNASALLESTGSLGGLKDSATIPFITTYLPGPGPSAATGGAGLAVPNDISDARKKNAVKFIDFITNTENTIKFSQKTGYMPVRKDALENAEERKFLDENPNAETAIKQLNENTKPQDYARVFVPGGGKRIGGALDKITVGGQDVEQVFADLDKETQQVIDRDIAPKLDK; from the coding sequence ATGTCCACCAATTCTTTGACCAAGCGTTTTGGGGCCGCCGCACTGGCTGCTCTCACCGCTGTCTCCCTGACCGCATGCGCAGGTGGCTCTACCAGCGACGGCGGCGACACCGGCGGGAACGCCTCCGGCGATGAGAACACGATCGTCTTCTGGTCCAACCACCCGGGTAAGTCCCGAGACCTAGAGCAGGAGCTCATCGATGCGTTTGAGGAAGAAAACCCGGATCTGACTGTGGAACTGGTCGACGGCGGCGCCAACTACGAAGAGCTGGCGCAGAAGTTCAACGCCGCACTCGCGGGCTCTGACCTGCCGGACGTCATCGTCGCTTCTGACGTGACCTGGTTCAACTTCGCGCTGAACGACGCCACCACTCCGCTGGACGAGCTCTGGGAGTCTGAAAACATCGACTCCGATTCGTACGTGGACACCCTGCGCGACGACTACCTGTACGACGGCAAGCACTACGGCGTGCCGTACTCCCGTTCCACCAACCTCATGTACTGGAACACTGACGATCTGGCTGCCGCAGGCTTGCCGACGGATCGCGGCCCAGAGACCTGGCAGGAGTTCGATGAGTGGGCGGGCAAGCTCAAGGAGCAAACGGGCAACCCTGCGCTGACCATTCCGGATGGCTCGACCTACCTCGACTGGTACTTCCAGGGCATGGTGTGGGCGTTCGGTGGCGGCTACTCCGACGAGTGGGAGCCGACCTTCTCCGACCCGAAGACCGTCGAGGCAGGTAAGTTCCTGCAGGACCAGGTGCAGAAGGGACACATCGAGATCAGCACCGACCCGACTGTCGCCTTCGGCAACGGCAATGCGTCGGCACTGCTGGAATCGACGGGTTCCCTGGGCGGACTGAAGGACTCCGCAACGATCCCGTTCATCACTACCTACCTGCCGGGCCCTGGCCCGTCCGCAGCCACCGGTGGCGCTGGCTTGGCAGTGCCGAACGACATTTCTGATGCCCGCAAGAAGAATGCGGTGAAGTTCATCGACTTCATCACCAACACCGAGAACACCATTAAGTTCTCGCAGAAGACCGGTTACATGCCGGTGCGTAAGGACGCGCTGGAGAACGCGGAGGAGCGCAAGTTCCTGGATGAGAACCCGAACGCAGAGACCGCGATCAAGCAGCTGAACGAAAACACGAAGCCACAGGACTACGCGCGTGTGTTCGTGCCGGGCGGTGGCAAACGCATCGGTGGCGCTTTGGACAAGATCACTGTTGGCGGCCAGGACGTGGAGCAGGTCTTCGCTGATCTTGACAAGGAAACCCAGCAGGTCATCGACCGCGATATCGCCCCGAAGTTGGACAAGTAG